Part of the Ignavibacterium album JCM 16511 genome, GAACCTTAAATACTTAAGAGAATGAAAGAATACTTACCTTAGATAGGAGAAGATGAATTGATGAATTATTGAATGAATGGATTAATAACTAATGAGACTTGTAATGTTGATTGGATTATATCGTTCCGAATTTTCGGTTATCGAATATATAAAAGAGACTTCTGAAAAATTCAGATTTTTATTTTTGATTTAATAATATCAAGTTTTTTTTGAAGGATAATCTGTCCTCAATATGTTTTTGTGATTATTCAATCTAATTTTTATAAATATTTTTGTTCATTGACATATTGAAAACTCATAGTTTACAGACTTTCTAAATTTATTTGTTAGTTTAAGTCGATAATGTGATAAGTCTCCTAATATTGTAAACAAAAGCACACATTATAAACTCAAACCTGTTTCGCCCTATATCATAGTAACTACATTGTTGGTATTGCAAGACTTGTTTCATATAAGCAAATGGTCTTTCAACTTTATTTCTGATTGTAGAAAGCAGCTTGTTAACTTTCTTTTCTGATTTGCTTAGAGGTTTATTCCGATAACCTTTTGCTAAGATGCCATCAAAAATACCTATGGCTTCAAGTTTATTTCTCCTTGTTTTATTTGCATAAGCTTTATCAGCAAAGATAGCCTGTTCGGAATAGTCAACTAATTGATCAAATGCATTTGAATCGTGAATGCTTGCTTTGGTAAACTCAACTGACTTTATTACTTGACTGTCTTCATCGATTGCAATGTGTCCTTTGTAACCATAATATGTCTTGCCCCTTTTGATTGTAAAGTCTGCATCGTTGTCTCTATTGCTGTTTGGTTTTGCGTGTGCCTGTTTTATTGTGGCATCTACTATTGTTCCTTTTCCGACAATCAGCTTCAGTTCTGTTAGTTGTTTGTTAAATTCATAAAATAGTTTCTTGTCTAACTCTAAAGTTGCAAAAAGTTCTCTGTATCTGCATATAGTTGTTTCATCTGGAATTGAGTCTGAACTATTAAGACCAAGAAATATCTGAAAGCTTCTACGGTCTGCTATCTCTTCCTCCAAACGTGGATCGGAAAGATTATAAATGCTTTGGAGAATAAAGCATTTAACAATTACAAGCAAATCGAATGTTCTTCTGCCTGCTGGTGAATTATTTTGTTTTGTCTTTTTAATTGTTTCTTCTAATGGTCTTAATAGCTTTGTCCAGTTTATTTTGTTGTTTATTATTTCCAAAGCTTGTTTACTCTGAGTTTTTATATGTTTTGTGAACTTATCGTTTGCTGATGATGTAAATAAATCGATGTTGTTGATTTTGTTGCTTCTCATTTTATTCTCTTATTTTTTTGAAGCAAGATTATTTAAATTTTTAATTAATGTCAACTAATTTTTCAGAGGATTATAAAACATAAATTAGTTAATTAAATAACGATTTAACGCATCTTCTTTAAAATCAACAATTGACTTATGTAAATAACTTACACTTCTCGCTGTTAAACTCAAAATTAGAAAGCTTAGATCTACCTGAAACTTTCTTTTCGCTTCTCACTTCTTTTGAAACAATTTTACCTTAACTGTATCATTTTATCTTCGATTATTGTTTGTTTCATCATTTATCCAAACAGGTTATGGCATGGTGCTTGAATAAAATTTGTTATGAATTTGGTCGAATACATATTCATTTTTATTCTTATCGTCTTAGCGGTTTTGTCCGTTATTAAATTTCTTCACTACAGAAAAACTCAGCGCGAGATAAAAAATCTTTTCAAATAAATATCCTCACTTTCGGATTATTGCAAACTCATTGGCTCATATCTATATTTGATTGAGTTAATTATGGATATTTATGCACCCTAAAGTAATACTTCAAACAAACTTTCCCGGACTTAAATTTCTTAAAAGAGGTAAAGTAAGAGATATTTATGAAGTCGGTGAATATCTTTTGATT contains:
- a CDS encoding IS5 family transposase — protein: MRSNKINNIDLFTSSANDKFTKHIKTQSKQALEIINNKINWTKLLRPLEETIKKTKQNNSPAGRRTFDLLVIVKCFILQSIYNLSDPRLEEEIADRRSFQIFLGLNSSDSIPDETTICRYRELFATLELDKKLFYEFNKQLTELKLIVGKGTIVDATIKQAHAKPNSNRDNDADFTIKRGKTYYGYKGHIAIDEDSQVIKSVEFTKASIHDSNAFDQLVDYSEQAIFADKAYANKTRRNKLEAIGIFDGILAKGYRNKPLSKSEKKVNKLLSTIRNKVERPFAYMKQVLQYQQCSYYDIGRNRFEFIMCAFVYNIRRLITLST